A single Drechmeria coniospora strain ARSEF 6962 chromosome 03, whole genome shotgun sequence DNA region contains:
- a CDS encoding F-box domain containing protein: MQDMANWDPSYPDERVSWYDEYMQRNGPTSINWLQAPKTLGGGDSQAMIEVRGVALYEAFHGGGGGGGEATLAVSPLDDGSVCLWDVRGTRGRKGGILARSKPDVLFIDGPSSQNSRRSKKINTGVTECVSVDNDGHRAFFAVQSHLIEVDLNRLDVVSQESFEWSITTLSAVHQSQPLTVGTTLGVHLHDFRARSRPCRDAVDRVDGQQHEQSNVLRAIFDPTPLAPYASLSQPTPISILHLPRPGHQSLVSDDIYVSGRFSNILHYDRRKFPAIVGSIYSGALISSLATLPHPFSTVDMEVRRRGEFSAERVAHMKAAGSGQTLIAGGSYNNKGSLEMYGLSSASDADGQATVLSSVMKNRQSAASAAILSVINHGTRIVFSDGSGLIKWFERDGSTECRRVRVGHSDAEERSTLFVPGAGSDDLARKILSTAPTQGQGRGQDQDRPGSDNILFWTGDKLGMVSFTSEPLFETNDFDAPRPEAQDEDEKSRMYAISMREALEWQADEVKFMGNMGMRGQGASG, from the exons ATGCAGGACATGGCAAACTGGGACCCTTCCTATCCCGACGAGCGAGTCTCCTGGTAcgacgagtacatgcagcgCAATGGCCCCACCAGCATCAACTGGCTGCAGGCGCCCAAGACGCTGGGCGGGGGGGACTCCCAAGCGATGATCGAAGTCCGAGGCGTCGCGCTCTACGAGGCcttccacggcggcggcggcggcggcggcgaggccacgctggccgtgtcgccgctcgacgatggctcgGTGTGCCTCTGGGATGTCAGGGGTACCCGCGGGCGAAAGGGTGGCATCTTGGCGAGGAGCAAGCCCGACGTCCTTTTCATCGACGGACCAAGCAGCCAGAACTCTCGACGGAGCAAAAAGATCAACACGGGTGTTACCGAGTGCGTCAGCGTCGACAACGATGGCCATCGGGCCTTTTTCGCCGTCCAAAGCC ACCTCATCGAGGTTGACCTCAATCGCTTGGACGTCGTGAGCCAGGAGTCGTTTGAGTGGTCCATCACGACTCTTTCCGCCGTGCACCAGAGCCAGCCTCTGACGGTGGGGACGACACTCGGCGTCCACCTTCACGATTTTCGTGCGAGGAGTCGGCCGTGTCGTGATGCAGTCGATCGCGTGGACGGGCAGCAGCACGAGCAGTCCAACGTCCTTCGAGCCATCTTCGATCCCACGCCGCTGGCGCCGTACGCGTCGCTGTCTCAGCCGACGCCGATAAGCATCCTTCATCTTCCTAGGCCAGGACACCAAAGCCTCGTGTCGGACGACATTTACGTATCGGGTCGGTTTTCCAACATACTCCACTACGACAGACGCAAGTTCCCGGCCATCGTTGGATCCATCTACTCGGGAGCGCTCATCTCAAGCCTCGCGACGCTTCCGCATCCCTTCTCGACCGTCGACATGGAGGTGCGACGGCGGGGCGAGTTTAGCGCCGAACGGGTCGCGCACATGAAGGCGGCGGGCTCGGGACAGACGCTgatcgccggcggcagctACAACAACAAAGGCTCGCTGGAGATGTACGGCCTGAGCTCGGCATCGGATGCGGACGGGCAGGCGACGGTGCTGAGCTCGGTGATGAAGAATCGGCaatcggcggcgtcggcggcgataCTGTCGGTGATCAACCACGGCACGAGAATCGTCTTCTCCGACGGCTCCGGCCTTATCAAATGGTTCGAGAGGGATGGCTCGACCGAGTGCCGCCGGGTGCGGGTCGGCCacagcgacgccgaggaaCGGTCGACCCTCTTCGTGCCGGGGGCGGGATCGGACGACCTCGCACGCAAGATtctgtcgacggcgccgacgcaggGGCAGGGGCGAGGGCAAGATCAAGACCGGCCCGGCAGCGACAACATTTTGTTTTGGACTGGAGACAAACTGGGGATGGTGAGCTTCACGTCGGAACCACTGTTCGAGACGAATGATTTTGACGCCCCACGACCGGAGGCtcaggacgaggacgaaaaGAGTCGAATGTACGCCATCAGCATGCGCGAGGCGCTGGAGTGGCAGGCGGATGAAGTCAAGTTTATGGGCAACATGGGCATGAGAGGTCAGGGTGCGAGCGGATAA
- a CDS encoding hsp70 family protein has product MADEVYDGAIGIDLGTTYSCVATYEGTNVEIIANEQGSFTTPSFVSFTDKERLIGEAAKNNAAMNPRNTVFDAKRLIGRRFDDPTVKKDIESWPFKVVDDATQPKIEVEYLGEKKQFSAQEISSMVLLKMKEIAETKLGKKVEKAVITVPAYFNDNQRQATKDAGAISGLNVLRIINEPTAAAIAYGLGSGKSEKERNVLIYDLGGGTFDVSLLNIQGGVFTVRATAGDTHLGGQDFDTNLLDHCKKEFTRKSKKDLSGDARALRRLRTACERAKRTLSSGAQATIEIDSLFDGEDFTMTITRARFEELNAKAFSGTLEPVAQVLKDAAIEKSAVDEIVLVGGSTRIPRIQKLLSEFFDGKKLEKSINPDEAVAYGAAVQAGILSGKATSAETADLLLLDVVPLSLGVAMEGNIFAPVVTRGQTVPCLKKRTFTTVADNQQTVQFPVYQGERVNCEDNTSLGEFTLAPIPPMRAGEAVLECVFEVDVNGILKVTATEKTSGRSANITISNSVGKLSTDEIEKMITDAEKFKNNDEAFSKKFEAKQQLESYIGRVEEIVSDPTLSLKLKRGQKERIESTISDAMAALELSESTADDLKKQELALKRLVTKAMSSR; this is encoded by the exons ATGGCGGACGAAGTGTACGATGGTGCCATTGGCATCGATCTGG GCACCACCTACTCTTGTGTTGCTACCTACGAGGGTACCAATGTCGAGATCATTGCCAACGAGCAGGGTTCCTTCACCACTCCCTCGTTCGTCTCCTTCACCGACAAAGAGCGCCTGATCGGTGAGGCCGCCAAGAACAATGCTGCCATGAACCCCCGCAACACCGTCTTCGATGCCAA GCGTCTCATCGGCCGCCGCTTCGACGACCCTACCGTGAAGAAGGACATCGAGTCTTGGCCCttcaaggtcgtcgacgatgccacccAGCCTAAGATTGAGGTCGAGTACCTCGGCGAGAAGAAGCAGTTCTCCGCCCAGGAGATCTCCTCCATGGTTCTCCTCAAG ATGAAGGAGATTGCCGAGACCAAGCTCGGCAAGAAGGTCGAGAAGGCCGTCATCACGGTTCCTGCCTACTTCAACGACAACCAGCGTCAGGCTACCAAGGATGCCGGTGCCATCTCTGGCCTCAACGTCCTCCGTATCATCAACGAgcccacggccgccgccatcgcctacggcctcggctccggcAAGTCCGAGAAGGAGCGAAATGTCCTTATCTACGATCTCGGTGGTGGCACCTTCGATGTCTCTCTCCTGAACATCCAGGGCGGCGTCTTCACCGTCCGCGCCACCGCCGGTGACACCCATCTTGGTGGCCAGGACTTCGACACCAACCTCCTCGACCACTGCAAGAAGGAGTTCACCCGCAAGTCCAAGAAGGACCTCAGCGGCGACGCCCGCGCTCTGCGAAGGCTCCGTACCGCTTGCGAGCGTGCCAAGCGTACCCTGTCCAGCGGTGCCCAGGCCACCATCGAGATCGACTCTCTCTTTGACGGCGAGGACTTCACCATGACCATCACCCGTGCCCGTTTCGAGGAGCTCAACGCCAAGGCTTTCTCCGGCACCCTCGAGCCCGTTGCCCAGGTCCTCAAGGATGCCGCCATTGAGAagagcgccgtcgacgagatcgtcctcgtcggtggTTCCACTCGTATCCCCCGCATCCAGAAGCTCCTGTCCGAGTTCTTCGACGGCAAGAAGCTCGAGAAGAGCATCAACCctgacgaggccgtcgcctacGGTGCCGCCGTTCAGGCCGGCATCCTCTCCGGCAAGGCtacctcggccgagacggccgacctcctcctcctcgacgtcgtgccCCTGTCTCTGGGTGTCGCCATGGAGGGCAACATCTTTGCCCCCGTCGTCACCCGTGGCCAGACGGTCCCTTGCTTGAAGAAGAGGACCTTCacgaccgtcgccgacaaccAGCAGACGGTCCAGTTCCCCGTCTACCAGGGTGAGCGTGTCAACTGCGAGGACAACACATCCCTCGGCGAGTTCACCCTTGCTCCCATCCCCCCCATgcgcgccggcgaggccgttcTCGAGTGCGTCTTCGAGGTGGACGTCAACGGTATCCTCAAGGTCACGGCCACGGAGAAGACGTCTGGCCGCAGCGCCAACATCACCATCTCCAACTCTGTCGGCAAACTTTCCACCGACGAGATCGAGAAGATGATCACGGACGCCGAGAAGTTCAAGAACAACGACGAGGCCTTCAGCAAGAAGTTCGAGGCCAAGCAGCAGCTCGAGTCGTACATTGGTCGCGTCGAGGAGATCGTCTCGGACCCCACCCTGTCCCTCAAGCTGAAGCGCGGACAGAAGGAGAGAATCGAGAGCACCATCAgcgacgccatggccgccctcgagctcaGCGAGagcaccgccgacgacctgaAGAAGCAGGAGCTCGCCCTGAAGCGCCTCGTTACCAAGGCCATGTCCTCGCGATAA